The genomic segment GCTTATGGTCAGTCAGAATATAGAAGTTACGACCTTCCAAAGCATACTTAAAATGACGTATGGCTAAGTATACAGCCAGCAATTCACGACCAAAAGTACTGTATCTAGTCTCTGCTGGTTGTAAACGTTTAGAGAAAAATGAAATTGGTCTCATAACGTCGTTGTCACATTGCTGAAGTACACCGCCAACTGCAAGGTTGGATGCATCTACCATTAGACAGAGAGGTAGGTCTACAGCTGGGTGTACTAACATAGTAGCTTCAGCTAGAGTAGATTTTGCTCTTTGGAAAGATGCCAATTCACATTCAGTAAGTGAAATCGCTTTGTCTTTTGACTTGCAAGACAGCATGTCAGTCAAGGGTTGCAAAATATCAGCGCAATGTGGGATGAAACGCCGATAAAAATTGATCACTCCCAAAAATTCTCTCAATTTGCGTAGTGAATTTGGTACTGGAAAGTCTTGGATTACCTTCACCTTATTTTCCAAAAGTAGTCTAAGATGATATTCATGTTGCTCATTTTCACTCGCAATCAACAAGTCCACTTCAGAGGACTCCCTTACCTGTTAAACCTACAATTTGCATATTTCTCTTAGCCTTAGGCTTCCACGCTAGAATTTTATACCACAATAGGGCGCCCTCCATCGTCCGCCCCTGCCCACGGCCAACTCGTCCTCTTTTCTCTAGCGTTCAGCGAAGACAGACGTGTTTTTGTTACGGACGGATCCTTAAGTGATTTTTGGTATTTTCGGAGGAAGTTGTGAGTTTTTCCTTTAGTGATTATACTGTGCTTCTTACGTTTTATATTGTATAGACGTTTACTTACTGTACAGAGTACACTCGTTTTCTGTTTTTGGTAATTAAAATTACACGAGTTGTGTCAGTTctttatttttgaattgtgaaAAGATTTCACGTTACATTTTCAGTTATTAGGATGGCGGACTCACGCAAAAGCAAGCGTGGGGTGACGCCCAAAAATTTTGTTCCATGTTCTTCTTGCCGACGTATTAAGCCCCGTCCCGAGCAAGATTTACATGCCTTGTGCCCCCGTTGTAGACCGTGTAATCGGCAAGTGCCGTGCTCGGTTTGCAAGGACTGGGGGTCAGCAGATTGGGAGGCCGTAGCGGCATGGGTTCGTTCCCGGTCTCCCTCGGGTGAATCGGCAGCCAGTGCGTCTTCCGGAGCTGTGTCCAGAGCCAAAAAGACGACATCGGCAGGACGATCGCCGCTTTCCGGGGTCATGCCTAAAGGGTCTCTGGCCACCGGTAAAGCATCGGGCCATACTACTAAATCCGTGCCTGTGAGGCCTCCGGAATTTAGTATAGTCACTGGCGCCGAGAGTCCAAGCAAGATCACTCAATAGGGGGAAATGTCCCAGGCCGTTTTGAGTGATGGATCCGACACGGCGCCCCCAGCCGGGCAGCCCGTGATCGCTTCCAAACGTAAGCAGGGGAAGAAAAAGGGTACTTCCCGGGCCAAAGCTGTGCCTGCGGTGCAGGTAGCGACAGGCCACGTTATCCCCGGTGAAACCGGAACAGACTCCGGTAAGACCGGAACGGTACCCGGAAACACCGGTGCCCGGCCAAAGACATTGGCGGGTGTTTATGTGGCCCCGGCCCCGAGCCACGGACAGCATCGGAGCCGGGATAAGTCCGATGGTGAGGAACGCCACCGGCGTAAAAGACGCCGAAGATATACTAGTTCCAGTTCATCATCCTCATCTTCCCGATCGCCACGGAGTCATCGCCGGCATCATAGTAAGCGGGAAGACCCCACATCGGCCCTTCTATTACAAGGGTTCCGTGAACTGACGGCCAGTATCACGTCACTAATACCCAAGCCGACAGCGCCGGCTCAACCGGTGGCTCCACCGGAGCCAAGGCAGGTTTTACCGAGGACGGAGGACGTAATGTCAATCACCGTCTCGGATAGTTTTTCCGACCCGGGCAGTGTGTCAGATAGGGATCCACGCCGTGTTTCAGCAGCGGTAGCGGTCCCAAACACCGAACAATCCTCGGGAAATGAGGAAACTGTTCCCCTGACACAGCGACGGGATAACCGGGAACGACCCCCAGGGCGGGAGGATGATTCCTCGGGTGATGAATCATCCTACCAATCCACAACCGACCAGCGATTGCGTATGGTCATGAAAGATATGGTACGGGTGTTGCACATACCTTCCAATGAAGAACCAGACCCGGTAGAGGGCGCTAGACAATCGTTTAAGCGTCGTACCGCGCCGGTCGAACCAAAGGAATTTTTTCCGGTTCTTCCAATTGATCGGCTGTGTGCCGATCGTATGAACGCACTTTCGGAAGTGAAAAAGATACGTCCGTTCGTGCGCCGGGAAACTCGCCCGTTCAGAGTACCTCAGGCAgactttgataattttttatCAGTGCCGCCCATGCCCGCTACAGTGCGTGATAAAATCACGGCGGATTCGGGCGGTCGAAGTACTTTGAAGTCACCTTTTCCGTCCaaggaaaaaaatgtgtttgagGAGTCATTAATAAAAATTGATACGGCTTCACGGGCAGGAATTCGGGTGGCATGTTTTTTACAACTCCTTTCCGAATATTTGGTGTGTTCTTGTGAAGCAGATTCACCTGTATCACCAGAGGCAACCGAGACAGCTTTTCGTTGCCTTGACGACGGACTACGGCTGTGTATGGACCAGTTTATGCGGGTGTCCTTGATGACAATCAATGCACGGAGGACAAACGTTTTGGATACGACTTTTGTTCCCTCTGATGGATTGAGGTCCAACCTGGAATCTCTCCCCGGGCTGAGTTCCGATTTATTTGGAGGAAAATTCCAGGAGGTCATGCAAGCCGAGGCGAAGCGAATTAAAGCCACAGACAAGATTAACCTCAATAAACAATCAAGTCAAGGAGGCAGCTCTCGTCCGGCAAGAGGCAACAGTGGAGCTACTAAGGGCAAGACGTTCCCCCGTAAACCGTTGAAGCCGTTTGCTCCAAATCCATCGGGCTCTTCTTTCAAGCCCACTACAACTGTTGGACAGAGTCAGGCTTTTGGGTCGCGTTCACGAAGTAGAGCCGGCTTCACCCCCCGCTCCAAAGCTTCGCGCGGAGGTTACCGGGGTGGTGCTTGGCGCCGGTGACGCCCCCCCTTCCCACGACCCCCCTTTCCAGGGCCCGTGGGGGGTCGACTCATTTATTTCGCAAAGACTTGGGCCCTTTTGTGCAACGACGGGTGGTACAAAAAACGGTAGCTTCCGGCTACAAAATAGAGTTTACAAGTACTCCCCCGTCTGCATACCTACCGAGAACAACACCGATTCCAACCGACCGAACCAAGCGTCATGCTCTGGAGTCGGAGATATCCGCCCTCTTGCAAAAACAAGCCATACGCAGAGTGCAAACAGAGGATGCGAATCGAGGGTATTTCTCAACCTTTTTTCTAGCTCCAAAGAAAAACACAGGAGAATGGCGACCGATTTTAAACCTTCGGCCATTAAACAAATATGTCCGACCAAAACGGTTTCGGATGGAGTCGCTGCGGACAGTTTTGGATGCATTACCCATTCCAACCTGGGCAGTGTTGATCGATCTAAAGGATGCCTATCTACATGTTCCGATGTGGGCCGAACATCGAGCGTTCCTACGGTTTCGTTACGACCAAAGGACTTACGAATTTCTGACACTACCGTTCGGCCTTTCCACTGCCCCGAGGGTGTTTACACGGCTGGTGAAAGTCGTAGCGGGAATCCTCCGGCGACGTCAGGTacagatttttgtttacctgGACGATTGGCTCATTGTTGGGGAGACAAAGGAGGAAACAAGCTGGGCACTCAAACTAACTGCAAACATCATTTCGGAGTTAGGTTTTCTGATCAACATCGAAAAATCGCAGCCAAATCCGACAAGGCACCCAGTTTTCTTAGGAGCAAAACTGGACCTCCAGCGAGGACTAGCTTTTCCTACCGAGGATCGAATCCACAATCTTTTGGACTGCATCACTCTGTTCAGAACTGCCAGTGTGGCCCCAGCAGTGGCATGGCTTTGGCTATTGGGCCTAATGGCAAGCATGGTGGACGTACTCCCATGGTGCAGGTTGCGCATGCGCCCGATACAGTTGCATCTACTTGCATACTACCGACCAGGTATTCACCATATCCAGCggccagtgccaatcccaaatATGATTTGCCCCCACCTGGACTGGTGGTCGCGGCGAACAAACATGGTGGGACTGATTTTCCCACGACCGCGACCTACCTTAACTCTGGTGACTGATGCCTCCAACACAGGTTGGGGGGCACACATTGGAATGGAATCGGTAGCGGGCTCTTGGTCCCAGGCGGACAGTCAATACCACATCAATGTCCTAGAACTGCTCGCAGTTTTTCTagcactgaaacattttgtcaGAATAGTGACAGGGGAAGTGGTCCTCATAAAAtcggacaactcaacggttGTCTCTTACATAAACCGCCAGGGCGGAACGCATTCCCCGCAgttgtgcatgcacacatggGAGCTTCTGCTTTGGTGCCAGGCGAGACAGATCAATCTTACGGCGGTCCACTTAGCCGGAAAGCTGAATATCATGGCGGATGCTCTGTCTCGGGGGAAGGTCCTTCCAACCGAATGGACTCTGCACCCGGCAGTGGTTCAATCGATCTTCCAAGTATGGGATCGTCCTCACATCGATCTGTTTGCGTCGGCACTGAACCATCAGTTACCGGTGTATTGTACACGCAACCAGGATCCGAAGGGATGGGCAGCAGACGCTTTTTCCATCAGTTGGAAAAACATGCTAGCATACGCGTTTCCCCCGATCTCGCTTCTACCAAGGGTACTGACAAAGATCGAGGCGGAAGAGTGCAGAATCATCCTCATCGCACCATTTTGGCCACGCCAGCCTTGGTTTCAGAAAATAGTTCGCCTCTTGTGCAATCCGCCGATAATTCTACCGGTGCGATCAGACCTACTGCGTCAACCACGGTCCCTGATCCCGCAACCAGGGGTAGAGTCCCTCCACCTAACATCTTGGATGCTGTCAAGCAATCACTGCGATCAGCGGGCCTTTCAGCAGACGCTGCCTCATTGGCAGCCCAAGGCCGCAGACTGTCTACCCGTAGGACTTACGACAGCCGATTACGACATTATCATAGGTGGTGCGAAGAACACACTTATGATCCATGCACAACGCCTCTAGCAGTGGTTGGAGATTTCTTTATGTACCTGTTTCATAAGGATTTGACGATATCCACTATTCGGGGCTATAGATCAGCTATAGCGGCTGTCCATAAAGGGTTCGCAGATGGATCTACTGTGTCCAATAACGCTAGCCTGGCTCAGCTCCTGCGGGGGATGTATGTTGAAAGGCCTCCATCTAGGAAGCTGGTTCCATCCTGGGATCTTGCACAAGTTCTTAAGGTCCTGGCGGAACCGCCATATGAACCATTGGCGAATGCCCCCTTATTAGACCTATCAGTCAAAACAGTTTTCCTGTTGGCTACAGCCACAGCTAGACGAAGAAGTGAGCTCCATGCCCTTTCAGTTGAACCAGGGCACATTAGATGGGAGCCAAGTGGAGTAAGACTGGTGCCTCGTCAGGGGTTTTTAACGAAGAATCAATctccttccttccttcctccACCAATTTTCGTGCCGGACCTTAAAAGTTTTTCCTCGGTCCCACAAGATAAACTGTGGTGCCCAGTTCGAGCACTCAAGTGGTACCTGGCTCAAACAAAACCCTTGAGAGGAGACACCACCCAACTgtttatttcaacaaataaaCCACACAAAGCAGTCTCTGCAGACTCTATTTCCCAGTGGATAGTTACAGCTATCCAGGCATCTATCAAAGACTGGCCAAAGGTACCGGACATTCGGGTCAATGCCCATGACACCAGAGCCATGACGACATCATGGGCCTACTTTAAAGGTGTCCCCATTCAGGACATTTTGCAAGCAGCAGCCTGGAAAACACCATCAACATTCACATCCTGCTACCTGCGGGATGTTCTCCAAGCAGAAGGAAGGACGGGCCGTACAGCCCTCTCAATAGGAGCATCCAAGGAAGGTTCTACCCTGGAGTGATGGGGGCATTACCTCTGGATCAAGAAAGAATAAGCTTTCTGGTGAGTtctgttagttttttttatttttattcatacCTTTTGGTATGGGACAACGCGAAGGGACATTAAGTTTTAGGTTTCCCGAGACGCGGTTTTTTGAATAGGCTCGCTCTGAAGCCCACCATCCATTTTTCGGGGCTAGTCTATGCAAATTGTAGGTTAAACAGGTAAGGGAGTCCCCTGAAGTGGACTCCCCCAAATCTAGGTGATTTGGGAGTCGGCGAAGGGACGATACTTACCTGTTAAaccctccctccctccttccccacaGTGGCTCGCCTTACTAAGTTCTAGAGAAAAAGAGGACGAGTTGGCCGTGGGCAGGGGCGGACGATGGAGGGCGCCCTATTGTGGTATAAAATTCTAGCGTGGAAGCCCAAGGCTAAGAGAAATATGCAAATTGTAGGTTTAACAG from the Asterias rubens chromosome 22, eAstRub1.3, whole genome shotgun sequence genome contains:
- the LOC117305422 gene encoding uncharacterized protein LOC117305422, encoding MGASALVPGETDQSYGGPLSRKAEYHGGCSVSGEGPSNRMDSAPGSGSIDLPSMGSSSHRSVCVGTEPSVTGVLYTQPGSEGMGSRRFFHQLEKHASIRVSPDLASTKGTDKDRGGRVQNHPHRTILATPALVSENSSPLVQSADNSTGAIRPTASTTVPDPATRGRVPPPNILDAVKQSLRSAGLSADAASLAAQGRRLSTRRTYDSRLRHYHRWCEEHTYDPCTTPLAVVGDFFMYLFHKDLTISTIRGYRSAIAAVHKGFADGSTVSNNASLAQLLRGMYVERPPSRKLVPSWDLAQVLKVLAEPPYEPLANAPLLDLSVKTVFLLATATARRRSELHALSVEPGHIRWEPSGVRLVPRQGFLTKNQSPSFLPPPIFVPDLKSFSSVPQDKLWCPVRALKWYLAQTKPLRGDTTQLFISTNKPHKAVSADSISQWIVTAIQASIKDWPKVPDIRVNAHDTRAMTTSWAYFKGVPIQDILQAAAWKTPSTFTSCYLRDVLQAEGRTGRTALSIGASKEGSTLE